A genomic segment from Luteibacter aegosomatis encodes:
- a CDS encoding HIT domain-containing protein, protein MSATFELDPRLAGDTVVVGDLPLCRVLLMRDRRFAWLVLVPRQAGRVEVADLSDDDRATLWHEVDLAGAALRQVASCDKLNIGALGNIVRQLHVHVVARVEGDAAWPGPVWGAGKSEAYGDADIEERVRSLASALDLA, encoded by the coding sequence GTGAGCGCAACGTTCGAACTGGATCCGCGGCTCGCCGGCGACACGGTCGTCGTCGGCGACCTGCCGCTGTGCCGCGTGCTGCTGATGCGCGACCGCCGCTTCGCCTGGCTGGTGCTGGTGCCTCGACAGGCGGGGCGCGTGGAAGTGGCCGACCTGTCCGACGACGACCGCGCCACGCTTTGGCACGAGGTGGACCTCGCCGGGGCGGCACTGCGTCAGGTGGCTTCCTGCGACAAGCTCAATATCGGCGCACTCGGCAACATCGTGCGGCAGTTGCACGTGCATGTGGTGGCGCGAGTGGAAGGCGATGCGGCGTGGCCGGGGCCGGTATGGGGGGCGGGGAAGTCCGAGGCGTACGGGGACGCGGATATAGAGGAAAGAGTCCGCTCCCTGGCGTCGGCCCTCGACCTTGCCTGA
- a CDS encoding VOC family protein — protein sequence MNWPISSSGMEVVDPTLHPHHHGGNMMRLGYTIIYVQDVTSTVAFYERAFGLQRRFVHESGLYAEMATGDTTLGFAAESMAERNGVAIRPNGRNELPAGFEICLVTEAPEQGYDQAVAAGALPVKGVDTKPWGQRVGYVRDINGCLVEICSPMAG from the coding sequence ATGAACTGGCCGATTTCTTCAAGCGGGATGGAGGTGGTGGACCCTACGCTGCATCCCCATCACCACGGGGGAAATATGATGCGTCTTGGCTATACGATCATCTACGTGCAGGACGTCACCTCAACGGTGGCGTTCTACGAACGGGCCTTCGGCCTGCAACGCCGCTTCGTCCACGAGAGCGGTCTCTACGCGGAAATGGCGACCGGCGACACTACGCTCGGCTTCGCCGCCGAATCGATGGCGGAACGCAACGGCGTGGCCATTCGTCCGAACGGCCGAAACGAGCTTCCGGCGGGCTTCGAGATATGCCTGGTGACGGAGGCACCCGAGCAGGGCTACGACCAGGCCGTCGCGGCGGGCGCGCTGCCCGTCAAGGGCGTCGACACCAAACCCTGGGGCCAGCGCGTCGGCTACGTGCGGGATATCAACGGATGCCTGGTCGAAATCTGCTCGCCGATGGCAGGGTGA
- a CDS encoding DUF3025 domain-containing protein encodes MRYVAPARDAFDRGVLASPPLSLWSAFASLLEGATWPDVQRLNDLLPRDDDVRFVAQDRDLLADGLHYEERIARHGRIATRPDNWHDLFNALVWVRYGALKRALNARQMAEIERMGPRERSRPQCALTHFDEAGIVVSLRDGAMLDAWNAHDWHALFWTHRAAWRSGEARVELFGHALLEHALTPDKLLVGKALVVMGDGDAMARCAEAIASGAILNDPQELRPLPVSGVPGWHERTADEAFYAEAPCFQPLRVGRVYPEPLRYGA; translated from the coding sequence ATGCGCTATGTGGCGCCGGCACGCGATGCGTTCGATCGTGGCGTGCTGGCGTCACCGCCGCTTTCCCTTTGGTCGGCGTTCGCTTCGCTGCTCGAAGGGGCGACGTGGCCGGACGTGCAACGTCTCAACGACCTGCTGCCCCGCGATGACGACGTGCGCTTCGTGGCGCAGGACCGCGACCTGTTGGCCGACGGTCTTCACTATGAGGAGCGCATCGCGCGGCATGGGCGTATCGCCACGCGGCCCGACAACTGGCACGACCTGTTCAATGCACTCGTATGGGTTCGCTACGGTGCCTTGAAGCGTGCGCTCAACGCGCGACAGATGGCCGAGATCGAACGGATGGGGCCACGCGAACGGTCGCGGCCGCAATGCGCCCTCACGCATTTCGACGAGGCGGGCATCGTGGTGTCCCTGCGTGACGGGGCGATGCTCGACGCATGGAATGCACACGACTGGCATGCGCTCTTCTGGACGCATCGCGCGGCGTGGAGGAGCGGCGAGGCGCGCGTGGAGCTCTTTGGCCATGCTCTGCTGGAGCATGCTCTCACGCCGGACAAGCTTCTGGTGGGCAAGGCGTTGGTGGTGATGGGCGACGGCGACGCGATGGCGCGATGCGCCGAGGCGATCGCCTCGGGCGCGATCCTCAACGATCCGCAGGAATTGCGGCCGTTGCCCGTGTCGGGCGTACCCGGCTGGCACGAGCGCACGGCCGACGAGGCGTTCTATGCGGAGGCGCCGTGCTTTCAGCCGTTGAGGGTGGGACGGGTTTACCCGGAGCCCTTGCGGTACGGGGCGTAG
- the dcd gene encoding dCTP deaminase, whose translation MSIKSDKWIRRMAEQHGMIEPFAHGQVKERDGHRLVSYGTSSYGYDVRCADEFKVFTNINSTIVDPKAFDERSFVDVKSDVCIIPPNSFALARTVEYFRIPRNVLTICLGKSTYARCGIIVNVTPLEPEWEGHVTLEFSNTTPLPAKIYANEGVAQMLFLESDEVCDVSYADRRGKYQGQRGVTLPST comes from the coding sequence GTGAGCATCAAATCCGACAAGTGGATCCGCCGCATGGCCGAGCAGCACGGCATGATCGAGCCGTTCGCGCATGGCCAGGTCAAGGAGCGCGACGGCCACCGCCTCGTGTCCTACGGCACGTCGAGCTACGGCTACGACGTGCGCTGCGCCGACGAGTTCAAGGTGTTCACCAACATCAATTCCACCATCGTCGACCCCAAGGCTTTCGACGAGCGCAGCTTCGTCGACGTCAAGTCCGACGTGTGCATCATCCCGCCGAATTCGTTCGCCCTGGCGCGCACCGTGGAGTACTTCCGCATCCCGCGCAACGTGCTCACCATCTGCCTGGGCAAGAGCACCTACGCGCGCTGCGGCATCATCGTGAACGTGACGCCGCTGGAGCCCGAGTGGGAAGGCCACGTGACGCTGGAGTTCTCCAACACCACGCCGTTGCCCGCAAAAATCTACGCCAACGAGGGCGTGGCACAGATGCTCTTCCTCGAATCCGACGAGGTCTGCGACGTGTCCTACGCCGACCGTCGCGGCAAGTACCAGGGTCAGCGCGGCGTCACGCTGCCGAGCACCTGA
- the greB gene encoding transcription elongation factor GreB, translating to MSRWRPPSPSSTAIITRDGFERLKAELDHLWHTVRPEVVKALAAAAAEGDRSENAEYIYRKKQLGEIDRRARYLSKRIPSLKVVEAAPSQRDAVFFGATMELENVDTGETVRYRIVGPDETDARQGWISVDSPLARAVLKKRVDDEFEAELPGGRVRFAVVSVDYP from the coding sequence ATGAGTCGCTGGCGCCCCCCTTCCCCCTCGTCCACCGCCATCATTACCCGGGACGGTTTCGAACGGCTCAAGGCCGAACTCGACCACCTGTGGCATACCGTCCGCCCCGAGGTGGTCAAGGCGCTGGCCGCCGCCGCGGCCGAAGGCGACCGCTCGGAGAATGCCGAGTACATCTACCGGAAGAAACAGCTCGGCGAAATCGATCGCCGGGCACGCTACCTCAGCAAGCGCATTCCGTCGCTCAAGGTGGTGGAGGCGGCGCCCTCGCAGCGCGATGCGGTGTTCTTCGGCGCCACGATGGAACTCGAGAACGTGGATACCGGGGAGACGGTGCGCTATCGCATCGTGGGACCCGACGAGACCGATGCCCGGCAGGGCTGGATCAGCGTGGATTCGCCGCTGGCGCGGGCCGTGCTGAAAAAGCGCGTGGACGACGAGTTCGAGGCGGAGCTGCCGGGCGGGCGGGTGCGCTTCGCGGTGGTTTCCGTCGACTACCCCTGA
- the rimO gene encoding 30S ribosomal protein S12 methylthiotransferase RimO, with protein MSQAAQTQKIGFVSLGCPKALVDSERILTQLKVEGYEIVPSYDAADAVVVNTCGFIDSAVQESLDAIGEALHENGKVIVTGCLGKREELIRESYPDVLAITGPQDYASVMSAVHKALPPARNKFLDLVPDTGVKLTPKHYAYLKISEGCNHRCSFCIIPSMRGDLVSRPVDQVLVEAEKLVKGGVKELLVISQDTSAYGVDVRYAEREWRGKSYRTRMTELCEGLAELGVWTRLHYVYPYPHVDEVMPLMAEGKILPYLDIPFQHASPRILKLMKRPGNVDKTLERIQNWRRQVPDLTIRSTFIVGFPGETDAEFNELLDFLREAELDRVGAFAYSPVDGAKANELPGQVDEELKEDRLEQFMAVQAEISAAKLQRKVGKTIKVLVDEIDTDGAWGRSSADAPEIDGAVRIDDGQLLKPGQFVDVLVEEADAHDLYGRLA; from the coding sequence ATGTCCCAGGCCGCCCAGACCCAGAAGATCGGTTTCGTCAGCCTTGGCTGCCCGAAGGCGCTCGTCGATTCCGAACGCATCCTTACCCAGCTCAAGGTGGAGGGCTACGAGATCGTGCCCAGCTACGATGCCGCCGACGCGGTGGTGGTCAACACCTGCGGCTTCATCGACTCGGCCGTGCAGGAATCGCTCGATGCCATCGGCGAGGCGCTGCATGAGAACGGCAAGGTCATCGTGACCGGTTGCCTGGGCAAGCGCGAGGAGCTGATCCGCGAGAGCTATCCCGACGTGCTCGCCATCACGGGGCCGCAGGATTACGCCTCGGTCATGAGCGCGGTGCACAAGGCGCTCCCGCCGGCGCGCAACAAGTTCCTCGACCTCGTGCCCGATACGGGCGTGAAACTCACGCCGAAGCACTACGCCTACCTGAAGATTTCCGAAGGCTGCAACCACCGCTGCAGCTTCTGCATCATCCCCTCGATGCGCGGCGACCTCGTCAGCCGTCCGGTCGACCAAGTGCTCGTCGAGGCCGAGAAGCTCGTCAAGGGTGGCGTGAAGGAACTCCTGGTGATCTCGCAGGACACCAGCGCCTACGGTGTCGACGTGCGCTACGCCGAACGCGAATGGCGCGGCAAGTCCTACCGCACGCGCATGACCGAACTGTGCGAAGGCCTCGCCGAGCTCGGCGTGTGGACGCGCCTGCATTACGTCTACCCGTATCCGCACGTGGACGAGGTGATGCCTCTGATGGCCGAGGGGAAGATCCTTCCCTATCTCGACATCCCGTTCCAGCACGCCAGCCCGCGCATCCTCAAGCTGATGAAGCGCCCTGGCAACGTCGACAAGACCCTCGAGCGGATCCAGAACTGGCGCCGCCAGGTGCCCGACCTCACGATCCGCAGCACCTTCATCGTCGGCTTCCCCGGCGAGACCGATGCCGAGTTCAACGAGCTGCTCGACTTCCTGCGCGAAGCCGAACTCGACCGCGTGGGCGCGTTCGCCTATTCGCCGGTGGACGGGGCCAAGGCCAACGAGTTGCCGGGCCAGGTCGACGAAGAGCTGAAGGAAGACCGCCTCGAGCAGTTCATGGCGGTGCAGGCGGAAATTTCCGCCGCCAAGCTCCAGCGCAAGGTGGGCAAGACGATCAAGGTGCTGGTCGACGAGATCGACACCGACGGCGCGTGGGGTCGTTCGAGCGCCGATGCGCCGGAAATCGACGGTGCCGTGCGTATCGACGACGGCCAGCTGCTGAAGCCGGGTCAATTCGTCGACGTGCTGGTCGAAGAGGCCGACGCGCACGATCTCTACGGCCGCCTGGCGTAA
- a CDS encoding helix-turn-helix domain-containing protein, with protein sequence MPWPSDYQERLLPVRLSEAIEAEWTFTASTDGTHLVLPDGRMDLIVAFRGDEEGGLAHVKVLIVGPARRWADVPVAASDRFRGVRFRPGWGGPCLGVDPMSLQDRALIGNEAEAVLGADRRTIHAARTPSALMAALSEIAHRRAAAAQAPAATVRRALTVIQASGGRLRLDEVARLVGVPERTLRRQLTLAVGLSFKAFSSVLRFQRAVRLLTDGSAPLDPAAAAIESGYSDQAHMTREFRRHGGFTPGSRPPLVLVGMSAE encoded by the coding sequence ATGCCATGGCCGTCGGATTATCAGGAACGACTTCTCCCGGTCCGCCTGTCGGAGGCGATCGAAGCCGAGTGGACATTCACGGCGTCCACCGATGGCACGCACCTCGTGCTTCCGGATGGCCGGATGGACCTCATCGTCGCCTTTCGGGGTGACGAAGAAGGCGGGCTGGCCCATGTGAAGGTGTTGATCGTCGGGCCCGCGCGGCGCTGGGCGGATGTCCCGGTAGCGGCCAGTGACCGCTTCCGGGGCGTGCGCTTCCGGCCCGGCTGGGGCGGGCCATGCCTCGGCGTCGACCCCATGTCGCTGCAAGACCGCGCACTGATCGGCAACGAAGCCGAAGCGGTGCTCGGTGCGGACCGCCGCACGATCCACGCGGCTCGAACGCCTTCGGCGCTGATGGCGGCATTGAGCGAGATCGCGCATCGACGCGCGGCGGCGGCGCAAGCGCCCGCCGCGACGGTCCGGCGTGCACTCACCGTCATCCAGGCCTCCGGCGGACGTCTGCGCCTGGACGAGGTCGCCCGTCTCGTGGGGGTGCCGGAACGGACGCTGAGACGTCAGTTGACCCTTGCGGTGGGATTGTCCTTCAAGGCGTTTTCGTCGGTGTTGCGCTTCCAGCGCGCCGTGCGGCTGCTTACCGATGGATCCGCCCCGCTCGATCCGGCCGCTGCGGCGATCGAAAGCGGCTATAGCGACCAGGCCCACATGACCCGCGAGTTCCGGCGCCATGGCGGTTTCACCCCCGGTAGTCGCCCGCCGCTGGTCCTGGTCGGCATGTCGGCGGAATGA
- a CDS encoding response regulator transcription factor encodes MPLKVILADDHPLVLVGGGLALRNAHIDVVGEAKNAEELLALLKTTPCDVVITDFLMPSEREDDGLALVDRLAKEHPDVAVVVLTMINRAAALNSMLKKGARGIVDKRASMDELALAAKAVHSGETYLSDTLLDILNEADENSVAMPGAPLSLRETEVLKAFVKGMSLQEIADLEGKSVKTISRQKRDAMRKLGVNHDSLLKDTARDLGLI; translated from the coding sequence ATGCCACTCAAAGTCATTCTGGCAGACGATCATCCGCTCGTTCTGGTCGGAGGAGGCCTGGCGCTAAGGAATGCGCATATCGATGTCGTCGGCGAGGCCAAAAATGCCGAAGAACTGCTCGCGTTGCTGAAAACCACGCCATGCGACGTAGTGATTACGGATTTTCTCATGCCCAGCGAGCGTGAAGACGACGGTCTCGCCCTGGTCGACCGGCTGGCCAAGGAGCATCCCGACGTGGCCGTCGTCGTCCTCACGATGATCAACCGGGCCGCCGCACTCAATTCGATGCTCAAGAAAGGCGCGCGCGGCATCGTCGACAAGCGGGCATCGATGGACGAACTGGCCCTGGCCGCGAAAGCGGTGCACTCGGGCGAAACCTATCTCAGCGATACCCTGCTCGACATCCTCAACGAGGCCGACGAAAACTCCGTGGCCATGCCGGGCGCCCCTCTGTCGCTGCGCGAGACGGAAGTACTCAAGGCCTTCGTCAAAGGCATGTCGTTGCAGGAAATCGCCGACCTCGAAGGCAAGTCGGTGAAGACCATCAGCCGGCAGAAACGCGACGCCATGCGCAAGCTGGGCGTGAACCACGACAGCCTGCTGAAGGACACCGCGCGCGATCTCGGCCTGATCTGA
- a CDS encoding dienelactone hydrolase family protein, whose amino-acid sequence MGRTLILDTSRPPESIDAYLAEPAGTPKGGIVVIQEIFGVNAHIRSVADRFAAEGYVAIAPALFDPVEKGVELGYDQEGMTKGVKLISELGLKRPTDDVAIAAGYLADNYKVKVGTVGYCWGGTVALLAALRLGLPSSSYYGARNVPFLSEPAKANVIFHFGERDHGIPPEMVEKHRELKPEMDTWVYPADHGFNCDVRASYDEPSAKLAWERTLAFFARELA is encoded by the coding sequence ATGGGCCGCACCCTGATCCTCGATACCTCCCGCCCGCCGGAAAGCATCGACGCCTACCTCGCCGAGCCCGCCGGCACGCCAAAGGGCGGCATCGTCGTCATCCAGGAGATCTTCGGCGTCAACGCCCATATCCGCAGCGTGGCCGACCGCTTCGCCGCGGAGGGATACGTGGCCATCGCGCCGGCCCTGTTCGATCCGGTGGAGAAAGGCGTGGAACTGGGCTACGACCAGGAGGGCATGACCAAGGGCGTGAAGCTGATTTCCGAGCTGGGGCTGAAGCGCCCCACCGACGACGTGGCGATCGCCGCCGGTTACCTGGCCGACAACTACAAGGTGAAGGTCGGCACGGTGGGCTACTGCTGGGGCGGCACGGTGGCCTTGCTGGCCGCCTTGCGCCTGGGGCTGCCCTCGTCGAGCTATTACGGCGCGCGCAACGTGCCCTTCCTGAGCGAACCGGCCAAGGCCAACGTGATCTTCCACTTCGGCGAGCGCGACCACGGCATTCCGCCGGAGATGGTCGAAAAGCATCGCGAACTGAAGCCGGAAATGGACACGTGGGTGTATCCGGCCGACCACGGCTTCAACTGCGACGTGCGCGCCAGCTACGACGAGCCCAGCGCGAAGCTCGCCTGGGAGCGCACCCTCGCCTTCTTCGCCCGCGAACTGGCGTGA
- a CDS encoding ATP-binding protein produces the protein MLRALLLFILLILPRGVWALPEGPLSAQDAEWLRKHPVWTVGTYREGYPPFEDLHDGDLEGLGPNYLKEIAKQLGVTLQTRAYSDWPALLQALSRGDIDVATTVTPMEQGMPGIRVGATYFESLPALVERNDGPPIHRPGDLRGKRLAVHAGYFDITALRRELPDTTLVETQSTAEALARVRSGDVIAYLDNPYSAREFVFRQGLGDELSVGAPLALPISALAFAVPEGRAPIGRAIDHALGELTAADHGRLRARWVGRDIAPRPRLGGIPLSEKEKAWLHDLPPLRLGVDPSYAPFSLFTEQGEAEGLALDYVREIAAELGLRVVQVPSDDWTGTVARVKRGEVDLVGAINPQSATLPDLEASVPYLDFPIMIVTREGSPTLAGKDDLSGKAVFGNTSRAPIRKLLEGISGVRAIGVPTEAEGLQRLAAGEGDAFVGNLASIDYLIRGHYLGRLKVAAPTGENEAIAVGVRRDLAPQLLPLVNRVLVNLSTHRQQEIRNTWFASHYVVGPTWREIAGRVAPFVALLLLSLIAISYAYLNLRRETRRREHTERRLAEVTAHVPAVVYEAVRGTDGSYAMTYVGGNPHSILGVEPGQFFGGGESLRVPVQAEERARMHEAFERSARELTPLHVTVRAKVGGRVRYLSSDAVVLAAADGTVHWNGYWVDVTAQELAARHLAHARDEAEAATRAKSDFLATISHEIRTPMNGVIGLLDVLEQTRLDDEQRRMVATIEHSAEALLHILDDVLDFSKIEAGHLALDPRSADLRAIVEGAVAIMLGQAHGKGLRIDVRLDDALAPAFLIDDGRLRQVLLNLLGNAIKFTAEGEVVIAVAVAEDLGTRQRLSITVSDTGIGIHAAKLRHVFAPFSQAESSTTRRFGGTGLGLAISRRLVERMGGHIAIDSEPGRGTRVTVTIELPVADAPPAPAAVPAAAPGDRPVHPEARILLAEDHPVNQELVRIQLGLRGYVCDVVDDGIAALEALAHGRYDLLLVDCHMPRMDGYEVAREVRRREAGGATRLPIVAMTADARADQRDVCLAAGMDDLLSKPIRLETFHATVERWLHRHEPPLPVIDMLRMRRAFGPDENVASVMRAGVSATREALERLPHVLERADAKEAAGWIHHVLGGVNVFGTSEVGTEGERLETALRDGAALDVAAVEAFAASVRAFTDGLERFAERLAIDVS, from the coding sequence GTGCTCAGAGCCCTCCTGCTGTTCATCCTGCTGATATTGCCGCGAGGGGTCTGGGCGCTTCCGGAAGGGCCGCTGTCGGCGCAGGACGCCGAATGGTTGAGAAAACATCCCGTCTGGACGGTGGGCACCTACCGCGAGGGCTATCCTCCTTTCGAGGACCTTCACGACGGTGATCTGGAAGGGCTGGGTCCGAATTATCTCAAAGAGATCGCCAAGCAGTTGGGAGTGACGCTGCAGACGCGAGCCTACTCCGACTGGCCAGCGCTGCTCCAGGCCCTGTCCCGGGGCGACATCGACGTGGCCACCACGGTGACGCCCATGGAGCAGGGCATGCCGGGCATACGGGTGGGCGCGACCTATTTCGAATCGCTTCCCGCCCTGGTGGAGCGCAACGACGGCCCACCCATCCATCGGCCGGGCGACCTGCGCGGCAAACGGCTCGCCGTGCACGCCGGCTATTTCGACATCACGGCGTTGCGGCGTGAATTGCCCGATACCACCCTGGTGGAGACCCAGTCCACCGCCGAGGCGCTGGCACGCGTGCGCTCGGGCGACGTGATCGCGTATCTCGACAACCCGTATTCCGCGCGCGAATTCGTCTTTCGCCAGGGACTCGGCGACGAACTCTCGGTCGGGGCGCCGCTGGCGCTGCCCATCAGCGCCTTGGCTTTCGCCGTGCCGGAAGGTCGCGCACCCATCGGCCGGGCCATCGATCACGCGCTGGGCGAACTCACCGCGGCCGACCACGGCCGCCTTCGCGCCCGCTGGGTGGGAAGGGACATCGCGCCACGTCCACGCCTGGGTGGCATTCCACTTAGCGAAAAGGAGAAAGCGTGGCTGCATGACCTGCCGCCCCTGCGATTGGGCGTGGACCCCAGCTACGCCCCCTTCAGCCTGTTCACCGAGCAGGGCGAAGCCGAGGGATTGGCGCTGGATTACGTCCGGGAGATTGCCGCCGAACTGGGCCTGAGGGTCGTCCAGGTGCCCAGCGACGACTGGACCGGCACCGTGGCGCGAGTGAAGCGCGGCGAGGTCGACCTCGTCGGCGCGATCAACCCGCAGAGCGCCACGCTGCCCGATCTGGAAGCCAGCGTGCCTTACCTCGACTTTCCGATCATGATCGTCACGCGCGAAGGCTCGCCTACCCTGGCCGGCAAGGACGACCTCTCGGGCAAGGCCGTCTTCGGCAATACCTCGCGTGCCCCCATCCGAAAGCTGCTGGAGGGCATTTCCGGCGTGCGCGCGATCGGCGTGCCCACCGAGGCCGAAGGCCTGCAACGGCTCGCGGCGGGCGAGGGCGATGCCTTCGTCGGCAACCTCGCCTCGATCGACTACCTCATACGCGGTCATTACCTCGGTCGACTGAAGGTGGCGGCGCCCACGGGGGAAAACGAGGCGATCGCCGTCGGCGTGCGCCGGGATCTCGCCCCGCAGCTGCTGCCGCTGGTCAACCGCGTGCTGGTGAACCTGTCGACGCATCGCCAGCAGGAGATCCGCAACACCTGGTTCGCCTCGCATTATGTCGTCGGACCCACGTGGCGCGAGATCGCCGGGCGCGTGGCGCCGTTCGTCGCCCTCCTGCTGCTTTCGCTCATCGCGATCAGTTACGCCTACCTCAACCTGCGGCGGGAAACGCGCCGTCGCGAGCATACGGAACGGCGCCTGGCCGAGGTGACGGCGCACGTACCGGCGGTGGTGTACGAAGCCGTGCGCGGTACCGACGGCTCGTACGCGATGACCTACGTGGGCGGCAATCCGCACAGCATCCTCGGCGTCGAGCCGGGCCAGTTCTTCGGTGGCGGTGAATCCCTGCGCGTGCCGGTGCAGGCCGAGGAACGCGCCCGCATGCATGAGGCTTTCGAGCGTTCGGCGCGTGAATTGACGCCCTTGCACGTCACCGTCCGGGCCAAGGTGGGAGGACGCGTGCGTTACCTCAGTTCCGACGCCGTCGTGCTGGCGGCGGCGGACGGCACCGTGCATTGGAACGGCTACTGGGTGGACGTGACCGCCCAGGAGCTCGCCGCGCGGCATCTTGCCCATGCACGCGACGAAGCCGAAGCGGCGACGCGCGCCAAGAGCGACTTTCTCGCCACGATCAGCCACGAGATCCGCACGCCGATGAACGGCGTGATCGGCTTGCTCGACGTACTGGAGCAGACGCGGCTCGACGACGAGCAGCGGCGCATGGTCGCCACCATCGAGCATTCGGCGGAGGCCTTGCTGCACATCCTCGACGACGTCCTCGACTTTTCCAAGATCGAGGCGGGACACCTGGCGCTGGATCCGCGCTCCGCCGACCTTCGCGCCATCGTCGAGGGCGCGGTCGCGATCATGCTCGGCCAGGCGCACGGCAAGGGCCTGCGGATCGACGTGCGCCTCGACGATGCGCTCGCACCCGCCTTCCTGATCGACGACGGGCGGCTGCGTCAGGTGTTGCTCAACCTGCTGGGCAATGCCATCAAGTTCACCGCCGAGGGCGAGGTCGTCATCGCGGTGGCGGTCGCCGAAGACCTCGGCACCCGGCAACGCCTCTCGATCACCGTGAGCGACACGGGGATCGGCATCCACGCGGCGAAGTTGCGTCATGTCTTCGCGCCGTTCAGCCAGGCCGAGTCGTCCACCACGCGGCGTTTCGGAGGCACCGGCCTGGGCCTGGCGATATCGCGCCGGCTCGTGGAACGCATGGGCGGGCATATCGCCATCGACAGCGAGCCCGGACGTGGCACGCGGGTCACCGTCACGATCGAACTCCCCGTGGCCGACGCGCCGCCAGCTCCCGCGGCGGTACCGGCGGCTGCCCCTGGCGATCGGCCGGTTCACCCCGAAGCGCGCATCCTGCTGGCCGAGGATCACCCGGTGAACCAGGAACTGGTGCGCATTCAGTTGGGCCTGCGCGGCTACGTTTGCGACGTGGTCGACGACGGCATCGCCGCCCTCGAGGCCCTCGCGCATGGCCGATACGACCTGCTGCTGGTGGATTGCCACATGCCGCGGATGGACGGTTACGAGGTGGCGCGCGAGGTGCGGCGTCGCGAGGCGGGTGGCGCGACGAGGCTTCCCATCGTGGCCATGACGGCCGATGCCCGCGCCGACCAGCGCGACGTCTGCCTCGCCGCGGGCATGGACGATCTGCTGAGCAAGCCGATTCGCCTGGAAACGTTCCATGCGACGGTCGAACGCTGGTTGCACCGGCATGAGCCGCCGTTGCCGGTCATCGACATGCTCCGCATGCGCCGGGCTTTCGGCCCGGACGAGAACGTGGCGAGCGTGATGCGTGCCGGCGTGAGCGCCACGCGGGAAGCGTTGGAGCGTTTGCCGCATGTGCTCGAACGCGCCGACGCAAAGGAGGCTGCGGGATGGATCCACCACGTGCTGGGCGGGGTGAACGTGTTCGGCACGTCGGAGGTGGGAACGGAGGGCGAGCGGCTGGAAACGGCGCTGCGGGACGGTGCGGCGTTGGATGTCGCCGCCGTGGAGGCGTTCGCGGCGTCGGTGCGGGCGTTCACGGACGGCCTCGAGCGGTTTGCCGAGCGGCTGGCAATAGACGTCAGCTAA